The Horticoccus luteus DNA window GACGTTCGACTGCTTGAGGCTGTCGATGATCGGCGGATGAGATTCGTCGAGTGCGGCGGCGGGGGCGGTCGTGCCGTTACTGCCCAAGGTGAAGCCTTGGAAAAACGCCCGCCAGGTCGGATCGACGGAGTCGGGGTTTTGACGCCATGTTTCGTAGGCGGCCTCGATGAAAGCGGCGTTGGCGCCGGTAGGAATGTTCAGCGAATTCATGTTCCGATTAGAAAGCCGCACGACTGCACGACAGCTGGACACCTGTACCGCAGTGCGGCTTATAAGTAAAATTTGTCTTCGGACCAAACCATAGGACGGCGTGCGGCACAAGCCCCCTGCGGCCGGCTCCGAGGATTGCATTGCGCCTTAACGTCAGTAATAGCCGGATTAGTTCCTCATCCCTATGAGCGCCGAAATTAAAATCAAAGATGCGTTGGCTGCCTTGTTCGCTGGAATTGCGCGAGGGGATGGTGCGGTCGTCATGATGGAGACGACGAAACTCGACGATTTGCTCGCCAATCACCGGGCGGCGCTGCATCCGCAATTACGACATTTTCTCGAAGGGCGCAGCTACGCCAAGGCGTTGATGTTTCTCGGTGGCGAGACGGATATTCCGGTCGGCGCCTGCGGGGGCGGACAAGCGCGTAAGGCAGGCGGGGCTGGAGGCGCAAGCGCATGAGTGGCAACGGCAAAGTGCCCACGTCCGGTGGCCACGGGCTGGGTCAAAATCCATTTGGCGCGCTGAACGCGAGCGGATTGCCGGTGGGGCCATCGCCGGTGCCGCCCGGTGCGCAGCCAACAGATGCGCGGCCGGCGCCGATGGCGAAAAACCGCGGGCGCGTCGACATCGTGCGGGAGACCGGTGGCCGGGGCGGGAAAACCGTGACGGTGGTCAAAGGTTTTGTCGGGATCGGCGCACTCGAGAAGGAGCAACTGGCGAAGAAAATGCGCGCGGCATGCGGGTGCGGTGGCACGGTGAAGGAGGGCCAGATCGAGCTCCAAGGCGACAAACGCGAGCAAGTCGCCAAGATTCTCGCCGACGCTGGGTTTCGTCCCGTGTTTGCCGGCGGCTGAACGCCGGTCTTCCGAGGCAACGCGCGCGGAGTAAGGGTGGCGGAACCGGCGCGGCGGTGGAGTGCCGGCGCTGGAGCGCGGCGAAGCGTCAAGGCTTCGTGGCACCGGTGGGCGTCGGCGCGGGCGGCGGCGTTTTGCCGGCGGGTGCGGAAGCCGGCGTGGGCGGCGGAGCGTTTTCGAAAAGATCGGCGGGCGAGTTCGGCAGCGAAGTAAAGGCGTAGTCGTAAATCTTAAACGCACGTTTCTTCATCAGTTCGTTGATCGGCGCCGCGGAGTCGCTGCTCATCACGCGGACGAAAACCGGCCCGGCGGGAGTCGTTTCGAATTCGGGTTCGACCTTGGGCGCAGGCTGCGCGGATTTGCCGTCAGCGGCCTCGCCCCCTTTGGCCACGTCTTTCGACGTGCCGAGTGAAGCCACGCCGCCTTTTTCCGGGGCGGGCGGCTTCAGCTTTTTTTCCTCAGGCGTGCGGGCAAACGTCACGGTGAGCGTTTGGCCATCGAAGGTTTTGAGAGTGACGCTGCGGGTATGTTTCTCGGCGGCTTGAGCGGCGGCATCGTCCGGCGCGGTAGTGTCGGAGAAATGCAAGCCGGTCACGCTGCCGAGCAAGGAAGTGAGTTTGGCGCCATTGAGCTGACGGCCTGCGGGTGGGTTATCCGCGTGGAACGCCTCGCCCTTTTTTGCACGCAAGGCGTGGACCGAGGCGCCATCGGAGAAGGTGAGTCCCACGCTGGCCACGTCTTCGGGTTTCACCTGCACCAGAGTCGTGTCGGCCCAGTTTTTCGAATCAGTATCGATCCAGCCGTTGAAGTCAGCGAGGTAGGCTTTCTGTTCGTTGTCGAAGCGAACGTAGCGTCCACCGGCGTCGGCCGTCTTGCCGAGATCGAGGCTCCATTCCGGTTTGTTGCTGGCGTCGAGCAAACTGATTTGGGTGCCCTTGAAGTCGAGGCGCGCAAGGCGGTCGGGGCGGGTGGTGACGAGGCGCTGGAATTTCGCGTTGCTGAGTTCGCCGACGAATTGGCTGATCTTGGAAAAGTCGGCGGGGAAATCGTAATAACTGGCGACGCGCCAGGTGGCATCGGGCTGGCGGGCGAGAAGCACGGTTTTGCCGTTGTCGGTGAGCCGGAGTCGCGCGGCTTTTTCGAGCGCGGCATTGTCGACCAGCGACTGGCCGATGCGCGGATCGACACCGGTCGGAGCGGCGGGCCGCCGCAGCCAATAAACGGCACCCGAAACCAGGAGGAGGAGGCCGACGACAAGAACGAGGGTGCGCAACTTCATGAGCAAGAAAGGAGAGGGCCGGTCGCGGAAGGTCAGCGGCGGCGGTGACGATAAAACCAGATGCCGAAGAGGCCGACGAGGAGGGGCGAGGCGAGGAGGTTGATAATGAGGAGGCGATTGCCGAGCGACTCGATGCCTTCACGCAAGGCGGCGCGAATCTGCCGGCGTTCGCCGCGAATGGCGGCCTGCTGCTGGCGGAAATCGTCGATGGCTTTGGCGATTTCGGGGGTGGCGACGAGGCGGTTGCCTTCGTTTTTCTTGCCCTGCAGCTCCGTGAGCTTCGCTTGCACTTGCGAGAGGCGGGTGTCGAGTTCGGTGAGCTTCTCTTTGTATTTTTGCTGGGCCTGGACTTCCATCGCTTTCACGACAGTGAACGGTCGCAACGAGGTGCCTTTTCCGCGGATGGAGATCAGGTCCTCCGAACCGCCGAGGAACTCGACGGTGTTGGCGGCGAAGGCGAGATTGTCGTTCAAGGGTTGCGCGGCGGTCTGACCGAAGAGGTTGTATTTACGAACGCTGTAGTCGTCGAAGAGCCAGTCGGTGTCGGCGACGACGAAGAGCGTCGAGGTGCCTTTCGATTCCTTGAGGGCGGGCGTCGGGTGCGCGTGATCGGCGGATTCGGTGTCTTTCTTTTCGCCGGGTTTGGCGGGCTCATCTTTCGGGGCGCCGTCGGGGAAGGCGGTGGTGAACTTGCCGGTGACGAGCGCGGCGATGGTCTTTTTGCCCGTGGGCGTGATTTGTTTCGCAATCTCGTCGGGCTGCGCGAACTGCAAGGCCGCCGCGGCGACATCGCCGGCTTGGGGCGAGGTTTGCACCAGGGGGGTGAATGTGGTCGCGCTGCCTGGTTGGGCGGAGAGCGAGCCGGCTTCGATGAACATCGCGGAGTTGAGCTGGGCGGTGGGCAGCGCCTTCGCGTTGAAGTCGTCTTTTGTGAGACTCAGCCAGATCGGGTAGCGCGTGAGGGCGCCGTTGGCGGTCTGCACTTGCGTGGCCTTTTCCAGATCGCCGACCACCTTGGTCGGGTCGTAGTGGATGCCGTAAGCGGAGAGTAATTTCGGCAGATCGCTGGAGACGTTGGGTTGCGGCCCGCCATACATCGC harbors:
- a CDS encoding translation initiation factor, producing MSGNGKVPTSGGHGLGQNPFGALNASGLPVGPSPVPPGAQPTDARPAPMAKNRGRVDIVRETGGRGGKTVTVVKGFVGIGALEKEQLAKKMRAACGCGGTVKEGQIELQGDKREQVAKILADAGFRPVFAGG
- a CDS encoding DUF4340 domain-containing protein, encoding MKLRTLVLVVGLLLLVSGAVYWLRRPAAPTGVDPRIGQSLVDNAALEKAARLRLTDNGKTVLLARQPDATWRVASYYDFPADFSKISQFVGELSNAKFQRLVTTRPDRLARLDFKGTQISLLDASNKPEWSLDLGKTADAGGRYVRFDNEQKAYLADFNGWIDTDSKNWADTTLVQVKPEDVASVGLTFSDGASVHALRAKKGEAFHADNPPAGRQLNGAKLTSLLGSVTGLHFSDTTAPDDAAAQAAEKHTRSVTLKTFDGQTLTVTFARTPEEKKLKPPAPEKGGVASLGTSKDVAKGGEAADGKSAQPAPKVEPEFETTPAGPVFVRVMSSDSAAPINELMKKRAFKIYDYAFTSLPNSPADLFENAPPPTPASAPAGKTPPPAPTPTGATKP
- a CDS encoding GldG family protein, with the translated sequence MKFGTKTAAILLLLVALVLVDYLASSIPARLDATADSIYSLSPGTKTMLGKIEDPITLDLYFSKDASGLPIAYKNYAARVREMLRQYVRASHGKLTLNIINPKPDTPAEEKATAAGLQPQVSRQGGEPFYFGLVVTQADQQKTIPNFDPNREQFLEYDLSKLVYSVQLIDKPKLGLITSLPLQGTSPQEMQMMAMMHRQPQPGQFVIEEWSDTFNIVPVEATATELPAGLDVLAVVHPENLTPKLQFAIDQFLLGGKPVFLAVDPSSQYFKRQGGQQAMYGGPQPNVSSDLPKLLSAYGIHYDPTKVVGDLEKATQVQTANGALTRYPIWLSLTKDDFNAKALPTAQLNSAMFIEAGSLSAQPGSATTFTPLVQTSPQAGDVAAAALQFAQPDEIAKQITPTGKKTIAALVTGKFTTAFPDGAPKDEPAKPGEKKDTESADHAHPTPALKESKGTSTLFVVADTDWLFDDYSVRKYNLFGQTAAQPLNDNLAFAANTVEFLGGSEDLISIRGKGTSLRPFTVVKAMEVQAQQKYKEKLTELDTRLSQVQAKLTELQGKKNEGNRLVATPEIAKAIDDFRQQQAAIRGERRQIRAALREGIESLGNRLLIINLLASPLLVGLFGIWFYRHRRR